In a genomic window of Allomeiothermus silvanus DSM 9946:
- a CDS encoding metal ABC transporter permease, whose amino-acid sequence MSSDFVIVLTAIFVSTASALLGSFLVLRRMALMADAISHAVLPGIVLAFWVSGGERATAPALLGAAAAGLLTVTLVEWLTRTGRIKNDAAIGLVFPALFSLGVLAVSLYFRNVHLDLDAVLYGEIAYAPFNTLEAFGLNLGPESLWIMGGLTLVNLLFVLLFYKELKLSTFDAGLAAALGFLPAVLHYALMSLVSLTAVGAFQSVGAILIVAFLIIPPATAYLLTQRLPVMIALAVLVGAVSSVLGYVLAILLDASIAGMMATVAGLLFGLAWLFSPVGGVLTARNRRERQRREFAARLLLAHLAHHDRPVPAREVLEEFGWSPAFLAQAQQWAQREGLLAGDPNGLRLTARGAALAGERP is encoded by the coding sequence GTGAGCTCCGACTTCGTCATCGTCCTCACCGCCATCTTCGTCTCCACCGCCTCGGCGCTGCTGGGCAGCTTCCTGGTGCTGCGCCGTATGGCCCTGATGGCCGACGCCATCTCGCACGCGGTGCTCCCCGGCATCGTGCTGGCCTTCTGGGTCTCCGGGGGCGAGCGGGCCACGGCCCCGGCGCTGCTGGGCGCCGCCGCAGCCGGGCTGCTCACCGTGACGCTGGTGGAGTGGCTCACCCGTACCGGGCGCATCAAGAACGACGCGGCCATCGGGCTGGTCTTCCCCGCCCTCTTCAGCCTCGGGGTGCTGGCGGTGTCGCTGTACTTCCGCAACGTCCACCTCGACCTCGACGCGGTGCTCTACGGCGAGATCGCCTACGCCCCCTTCAACACCCTCGAGGCCTTCGGCCTCAACCTGGGGCCGGAGTCGCTGTGGATCATGGGCGGCCTGACCCTCGTCAACCTGCTGTTCGTGCTGCTGTTCTACAAGGAGCTCAAGCTCTCGACCTTCGACGCAGGGCTGGCGGCGGCCCTGGGCTTCCTGCCCGCCGTGCTGCACTACGCCCTGATGAGCCTGGTCTCGCTCACCGCCGTGGGCGCGTTCCAGTCGGTGGGGGCCATCCTGATCGTGGCCTTCCTGATCATCCCCCCCGCCACTGCCTACCTCCTCACCCAGCGCCTGCCGGTGATGATCGCCCTGGCGGTGCTGGTGGGGGCGGTCTCGAGCGTGCTGGGCTACGTGCTCGCCATCCTGCTCGACGCCTCCATCGCCGGGATGATGGCCACCGTGGCTGGGCTGCTCTTCGGGCTGGCCTGGCTGTTCTCGCCCGTGGGCGGGGTGCTCACCGCCCGCAACCGCCGCGAGCGCCAGCGCCGCGAGTTCGCCGCCCGCCTGCTGCTGGCCCACCTGGCCCACCACGACCGGCCCGTCCCGGCGCGGGAGGTGCTCGAGGAGTTCGGCTGGAGCCCCGCCTTCCTGGCCCAGGCCCAGCAGTGGGCCCAGCGCGAAGGGCTCCTCGCGGGCGACCCCAACGGGCTGCGGCTGACGGCTCGAGGCGCAGCTTTGGCGGGGGAAAGGCCGTAG